Genomic DNA from Desulfurivibrio alkaliphilus AHT 2:
CAGGTTACCAGCCCGCAGCCGGTTTTGCCAGCCCCGGCTGCGCATAACCGTGCGCATCTGGTGCAGGTCGTGGCGCAGCACCTGGAGGTAGCGCAAAGTCAGCAGGGCCATGTCCACCAGCACCCAGGGCAGGCCCAGGGCCCGCATGGCCTTCAGGGTGGTGGCCAGCGGGGTGGTGTTGAACACGACCAAGGCGCTGAGGATAATCCCCAGAAAACGGCCGCAGATGAGCAGGGCGGCGACCAGCCCCTCCTGGTAAAGGGTGACCGGTCCCCAACTGAGCCAGGGGGTCTCGCCGACGGCCAAGGGCAGCCAGAGCAGCAGCAGCATGATCAGCAGGGAAGGGTAGCGCAAGCGCCGCAGGAGAAAACTCGGGGGCAGGCCGGAAAAGAAGGCCAGTACCAGGGGGATGGCCAGCACCAGGGGGAGCAGGGCGGGGTCGTTGATCGTGGCAATGGCCAGCACCAGGGCCAGCAGGCCAAGCAGTTTAAAGCGGGCATCCCAGCGCTGCAGCAGGGCTTGGGTGGGGTTGAGGTTGCTCATATGCCATTCAATATGGCTGGTTTTACTCTTTGCAGATAGGCCACCAGTAGCCCGGCGATAATCCCTTCCAGCACGATCAGGGGCAGGTGGGCGGCGGTGATGACCGCCAGAGCAGCCAGGGCGCTTTCCTGGCTGTAGGCCGCCGGCAGGCCCAGCAGCAGGGCGGCCATGAAGAGCAGCAGGGAGGCGGCCAGGGCGCCCGAGCCGGCCAGCAAACCCCGCCAGCCGGTTCGGGTTGGTCCAGCTTCCGGATCGCGCCGCCAGTGGAACAGGCGCCAGGCCAGCAAGGCCGGCAGCCCCAGGATCA
This window encodes:
- the cbiQ gene encoding cobalt ECF transporter T component CbiQ; this translates as MSNLNPTQALLQRWDARFKLLGLLALVLAIATINDPALLPLVLAIPLVLAFFSGLPPSFLLRRLRYPSLLIMLLLLWLPLAVGETPWLSWGPVTLYQEGLVAALLICGRFLGIILSALVVFNTTPLATTLKAMRALGLPWVLVDMALLTLRYLQVLRHDLHQMRTVMRSRGWQNRLRAGNLQTIAWLTGSLLLRSYERADWIYRAMRLRGYGHSNSRSPEFQAGALDFLLLAFTLGTALLLVLLSFM